From the genome of Acinetobacter sp. TR3:
TTCACCTTGCAAAGTGTAATAACGCACTTTTATTGCCTGAGCACGTTCAACCTGCCCACGCTCATTTGGTACGCTCAAACAGCCTTCTTCACCCAAACAAGTCGTTTGAGAAAACTCTAATATTTCAGGATTGACCATAACAACGGCATCCATATCAGGTGCATCGGGATAACGTGGATTTGATCGCGAAGCAACGATGATCACACGTTTGGAAATATAAACTTGTGGCGCTGCAATTCCGACACCATTGCGCTCAAGCATGGTACAGTGCATTGCTGAAGCTAATTGCATTAACCATTCACTATTAAATTCACTTGCCGCGACAGGAGCAGCTTGAAGTTCTAAAACACTCTCACCCCGTTGTGCTACAGGTAAAATCACACTCATTAGATGACCTTATTATTTTTGACCAGATAGTGAATTACATACTATTTGATATTAGGTTGAGCTTCTATAATTTTCATTTAAGAATCTTGCCATAGTATATGCGCAATAAAAATAAGGTATGGCAAAACACAATGAACGCAACCCAACTTTTTCTAGGTGTTATCTTCGGGTCGATTGGCTTAGGCTATTTTATGTATGGCAAAAAACAAAAGATGACCGTGCCTTTAGTTTGTGGTTTAGTTCTGATGATTTACCCATACTTTATCGAGAGTACAGCGTTGCTAAGTGTCATTGGCGTGATTCTTTCAATCCTGCCCTATTTTCTGCGTTTCTAAAATAAAAAACTCCCCTTACGGAGAGTTTTCAATCTATTCAGAATTATAGGTTTTTCTTTAATTCTTCTTCTACAATTTCAATCTCTAGTTGGCTAAATTTACGAATTTCGCCTTCTGCATGCTTTTCAAGCATACCACCAATCAAAGGTACTTTAACTTTAACAGTCCAAGTCAGTGCAATGTCTACTTTTTCACTGTTTCCTGTCACCTTGCGTTCAGCTTTTGCTTCTAAAGGTAAGTTTGCGCCTAGCTCTACCGTTGAGGTTAAATTTTTCAAATCGGTAATATCAGAACGTTTTAAACGAAATGCATTTTTTAATAATTTTTTAGCCACATCTGGGATATTTACATCAAGATTATATTCACGACGTAAGGTATAAATATCACCCTTTACAGCCGATTCAATAATTTCTAAGTTTTCACCTGGAATACGTTTACACACTGCTTCATGCAATGAAGTCATAGCAACTAATCTTGAAAAATCTTCAATTGAAACGCCATGAATTGTTTCATTTACCGTAAATTGATGTGCCATTTTTTAAATTTCCGTTTAGTTTTAATTAAGGTTTTATCATCGCAGAAAATTATATCATTCTCATTTCAATCACAGAATCTGAACACGTAAAAATTAATGACTGCTCGGATTAATAATTTTTATTGTAATGATGTCTTATACCTAATTTTACCGTTACTCGTTCCATTCGGCTGATATAGAGATAGTGATTGCCATATTCGATGACTGCATAAAACTGCTCTGCACCATCATCCAATCCTGTGGCTGACCATGTTGTCCCTTGTGGAAATTCATCCAACCATATGGCTTTATAAAAATCTGAAACCGAATCAAATGCCAAATAAGCTTCTGGATCAGCCATAATTTTGGCAGCGACTTGATCAAATTTTTGTTGTTTGAATGCTTCTAAACTGAGTAACACGGATGTTCCTATGCCTAAAAATATGAAGAAAAATTACAAAAATACAGAGATTCTCTTAGACCCATATTTTGCTGAGGGATTTCCTATATTTCTAGATTATTTTCAGCGTTATCATAGGTTTTAGATGATCGTCCCATTTGCTAGAGTGGGTTCAATGTGTTATCAACTGCTTATAATACTTTTATCTTTTACAACGATAAACTATAAGGAGTAAATATGTCTTATCAAAATATTTTAGTCGCGGTTGATGATTCTCCAATTTCTTATGCAGCAGTTGAACATACACTGTCTTTAGCAAAATTATCAGGGGCAAAAGTAACTGTACTCAGCGTGGTGGCTGTTGATCCATATGTCGGTGTTGATTTTTATCAAGTTGCACCAGCCATTACTGATCATTTTATGCAGGCTGAAGCGCATGCTAAAACCCAACTACAAGATATTTCTCAATCTTTCATTCGCGATGGAATTGAGGTTCAAACCAAAATTCAGCATGGTGCAGCGAGTGAAGGAATTATTTTTGTCGCTGATGAAGTCGGTGCGGATCTGATTATTATGGGTTCACATGGTCGTACGGGTGTAAAACGCTTATTACTGGGTAGTGTAGCGCGTGCTGTTTTAACTGAATCCCATATTCCTGTGTTGATTGTGAAACAATAACGATTTGCTTGAATTGAAAAAACCTTGTGTCTCGATACAAGGTTTTTTATTGCCTAAAATTTATTGATATGACCGCCTTGCCCCCCATATTGATGATCTCCAACCCTATTCCATATATTTAAAAGATGTTTCACTCAAACTAAGGCATTGCATTCACTTTCCAATGAAAGCGAGAAGATGACCGTCAATAAAAACAGCATGTTTAAGAATAAGACACGGTTTTACAAGGATGATCAATATGAAACTCAACCCACTGGTGATTGCTCTGTGTGGAATGTGCATGAGTACATTTAACCACGCAGCAGCACTGGATCAATCGGGACAATCTATTCTTCCTTTTCTGGAAAATGGCAATTATGTCGAGGTCAATGCCACAGCTGTTGATGCTGACATTTCAGGAAAAATTCGTAATCGTCCAGAACTGGTCAATGATCCGAACAATCTTAACTCAGGCAATATGGGCAATAGCTTTCAATATTATAGTGCCGCACTCAAGCTGCAACTGACTGATCGAATCAGCTTTGGTCTGCTCTACGACCAGCCTTTTGGTGCCGATATTCGCTATCCGATGCAATCGAATAATACCTTTTCGGACAATAAATTTACCCAGCAAGGTACATCGGTCAATGTTGATACTGAAAGCATTAGCATGATTCTAGGTGTCAATCCTTTTAGCAATTTTCAAGTCTATGGCGGTGCTGTCTATCAATCGGTCAAAGGTGATGTGGCACTTCGTGGCAACTCCTATGGCGAAGCCTTTAATGGCTATGATGCGAAATTTAAACAAAACCATGCTGTGGGCTGGCTGGCAGGTCTGAGTTATCAAATCCCAGATATTGCCTTGAAAGTAGCCGTGACCTATCGCTCTAAAATCGACCACGATATGCAAGTGACTGAAACTATGTTTGGTCAGCCTTTGGAAGTTACCGCAGCAAGTAAAACCAGCATTAGCACACCACAATCCGTCAATATTGATTTTCAAACAGGTGTCTATAAAGACACGCTCGCCTATTCCAATTTCCGTTGGGTCAATTGGAAGGAATTCCATATTCGTCCGACTCAGTTTGGTGCGATGACTGAATATCTGACGACCTTAATCAGTGGAGGAGCTTATACAGGTGGATTTGATCTAGACAGTTATCAAAAAGATCAATGGGCTACGACTTTGGGTCTCGGACATCAATTTACTGAACAATGGAGCGCATCCACTGAAGTGAGTTGGGACTCAGGTACAGGCAATCCTGCATCGACTTTAAATCCGACTAAAGGCGCTTGGGGCGTTGGCTTAGGTGTTCAGTTCAACCCTGCACCGAATTATTTTATTGCAGGTGGAATGAAATACTTCTGGTTAGGTGATGCGGTTGCGGAAGATGGTACGTATTACATCCCAGTTGAAGGTGTTAAGTCGATCGCAGAACAAGCTGATTTTAAAAATAACAGCGCAATCGCCTACGGTCTAAAAATTGGCTATCGTTTTTAATGATTCGACTTAATCAATATGTTGTCTTGTAGCAACACTTTCCACTGTTCCGACTCAACGATTTCCTTGCGTCAAAGAAACTGATTAAATTAGCATCTCGACCATGTTATTTTTACAGTTGATTTGATCGCTAGGAAAAATTCAATGAAAAAAATGTCTCTTATATTTTCTTTGCTTGCATATAACCTAGTTCATCCTTTAACCGCCTTTGCCAATTCAACCGAACCCAAAGAAACGATGGATATTTTTATTGGCACATTAACTGTTCAGGATAAAAAAGCCATTTTAACGCGATGCGATCTTACTCAGAATGAATATGTATTGAAAGATGCCGATTGGTCGAAGCAAAAGGCAGTATCAAGTTTTCTCTCCAAAGCCACGACACTCAAACAGCCGATTTATGCAGAAGTGATTGCGGCTTATAAAAGCGAAAAAGATACCAATATTCTATTGGTCGATTCCATTGAAAATTTGACTGAAGCGAAAAGCTGTCATTTGAGTGATTTATTTTAAAGTTCAGCTGCTCAACAGCCTTTCATTCACGGAAAGTTTGCCATGTCTCAAAAACATGTTGCTGATATAGTTTTAATTCTGAGAATTGAGGAATAATCGCTTCACTCTGCGTCGGTCTTAAAAACACAAAATCATCGACTTGAATATTACAATCCTTCGGTACATTCACCAACTCCTGATTACTACTTCGTCCATACAATGCATGTGGATGCGCTTGTTTTGGATATACATAATTGGCCAGCCAATAGCCCCCATAAATAAACAGTGCCTTACACTTATGTGGCAATTTATCCAATAAAGACATTGATGGTAGCTGGGTAAAAGGTAAAACTTTTAAGACTGGCGATGCAATCCATAAAGCAGGCTGTAAAGCCTTTAAAAAATCACTGTCAAAATCACTTGGTTTTAATAGCATTGAACCAAAAGACAAATCATTACAGACACTTTCAGTGGTATGAAAACTAAAGGTTGGACTACCACCGCCATTAAAACAAAGCTCATCATGCCACAGCGTTGGGAACTGTTTTTGAATCAATCTTTGATAGTTGGCATAGGTCTGCTGCGAACTTTGATAAGCCAGTTCAGGTTTTTTAATCATCGCAGGGATTTTGGTGACATGCGCATCATAGCCCATCAAACCAGAAAGCTTTAAATACTGGGGGTGCTGTTGAATCAACTTTAAAATTTCCGTCAATTGCTGTGCGGACTGTACTCCTCCTCGATGTAAACCAACATCAATCTCAATATTCACATCCAAGCACAGAGAATAGAGCTGAGCGATCTCAAGATACTGTTGTAAGCGTTGCTTGGTATCAATCAGCCATTGAATGTTGGCATTTGACCATTCCGAATGCTGCTCAAAAAACTGATGCACTGCTTGAGCAGGCATTGGTTTACCCAACAGAATATCCGCTTCGGCAAAATTTTCTAAGATCGAAACAAGATGCGGTTGATGAAATACCATAAAGCGTTGTGTATTGATCTGTTCAGATAGCAACTTGAGCAAGTCTAGGCTCGCTAAAGATTTCACCACCAAACGGGCTTTTAAATGTGGTGCATGTGACAAGCGCAGTTGCACATGTTGGATATTTTGTTTTAACGCAGCCGCATCCACAATAAGTTGCGGAATCGCAATACCCTGTTTTTTGAGATCGAGATTGAGTTGTTTAAAATAATGATCCAACATGGCTATACCTTTTTTATTTAATCCTGATCCTAAAAAACCATCTTATACAACGGAATGTCGTCTACAAGCTGTAGCAAGCCAAAGCAACTAAAGCTTTGGCAAAGGCAAGCGTTTAAATACATCTTAGAAGCTTCAAACGTTTCTCAGGCCAAAATCAAAGTAAGTCTAGCTGAAAGCTTAACCCTTAATTGGATGAGAACTCGATATGATTCCGTTAAATACTTTTAACTCATAAAAAATCTATTTAACCTAAAAACAGCTTTTCCAGATAGGGGTTTAAAAACTTGGCTTCTGGGTCAAGCTGCTGACGCAACGCCATAAAATCATCCCACTTTGGATATAAAGCCCGAAGCTGTGTGCTGGTCATATGATGCATTTTACCCCAGTGCGGACGACCCTGATATTTTTGCAAGATTGGCTCAACCACATCAAAAATCAATCGTGGGTCTTGCTTATGATATTGATGCACTGAAATCGAAATCGAGTCCTGCTGATAAAAAGGACTGAGCCAAATATCATCACCCTTCACAAAGCGAAATTCGAGCGGAAAAAAGGTGGCGACTTTATACGTTCTTAAGGCATGCAATACTTCGTCTAAACAAGCAAGCCCTTGATCAACAGGAATCTGATATTCCATTTCATTAAATTTAGTATTTCGTGGTGTCGGAAAGATCTTGCTCGACCAATCGACATAGGTGGTCGGTTTGACAAAGATTCCCAAAAGTTTTTGTAAATAAGGATTCAGTGAAGGAAAGTTTTTGGTCAACTCAGAACATAAAGTCAGTAAAGTATCATCCGATGGAAAGTTCTCTTTGCGTGGCAAAACCTCGTCATCGGTCTCATCCAAGGTTTTCAGCATCAACTGCTTTTCATGGGAAAACACAAAGCACTCGATATGTCGATGCTGATGCTTCCATTGCTGAATATGCTGCTTCATGTCTTCCACAGGACAAAGTTCAATATGTTCTTTGAGTTTATAGCGTGGGCGATTTTGCATAGTGATCTTGGTTAAGATTCCCAAGCTACCCAAAGAAACCCGCCCTGCGGCAAAGATTTCAGGGTTCTCTGTGCGACTGCATTTTAGGATTTCACCTGATGCCGTCAATAACTCAAAAGCTTCAACATAAGCCGAAATACAATGCAAATCGGCTCCTGTACCATGCGTCCCTGTAGAAACCGCACCCGCCAGACTTTGCTGATCAATATCACCCTGATTCATCAAAGCCTGATTGATGGATTGCTGCTGTAAATGCTGATCTAAATCGTATAATCGTGTACCCGCATAAATATTGCTCTGACATCGTTCAAGATCAGTCGATGCAATGCCTGCAATATGATCTAAAGATACTAAGGTCGCATCGGTACACACCAACGGCGTAAAGGAATGCCCTGCACCGACTACCCGTATTTTTTGTTGTGCTTTAACAATGGACTGTAGCTCTTGCACATTGGCTGGTTGTAAAATCTGTTGTGGCTTGGCTTTTTGAAAGCCTGACCAGTTCGTCCAGATGCCTTGTGTTAAATTACTCATACCGCCTCTCCTTGGCTAACGGCAGTTTTTAAATTGCCATGATTAGTGCGTTTTGCGAGTTCGTTTTCTGGAATCGGCTGTGGTCGTGTTATTTCATCGTAATGACGTTTAGTTTTTTCTAATAATAATTGTTCTGCTAATTCTTTGAATTTGCTCTGACAAGCTGCCAATGTCCATTGACCAAATAAGGTATGCCCACCCTCATAAGCTTGCTGTTGGTATTCTTCATAGGTCGTGACATAACCCATATAATCATTGCAGTACGATGCTAACCAAACGCTTTCAATTGAAGCATGTACGGCAAGTGTCTGTTTAACGGTGTCGACCACTCTTCGCCCTGCGATGGTGGTAAATTCTCCCGGACAGCAAATCAAAGCCAATTGACCTAATCGTACAATCTGTAAGGGAACTACACTTGGGACTAAAGGACTGTGCTGAATTGCACCAGCTTTGACTTGTCGGTTCATTTCTGCAATCAACGGATCAAGAATACTCGGCGGAAAACCAATCGGCTGACCTAGAATTTTTTTAGTACCCGCTTCCAGTAAGATCTGTTTTGGTCCTTGAGAGGCATACAGCTGTTGATATTCTGCAAAATCAGCTGCTTTGGGATGCTTAGTTTTTTGTTTGCGAAATTGATCGGCTAAAAACTGCATCCCTTTAATTAAAACTTTTGGCGCACCTAAACCATCGACAGGTGTTCCTGCAAAAAAAGCCGTACCATGGCAAGGCTGACTGGTCTTTGCATGCTTTTGACCCGCTGCAAACTCATCTGGAATCTCAATATTACTCAGGTCTACATAGGACATAACGGCATCAATCTTGCCTTCGACTTTCTGCAAATTTTTAGGAATATTTGATTGTAAGGCTGTCAAAGCCAATTCACTTTGATAACGCCCATTTTGTTGCGCGTATTGATATTCCTGTTCGCCTTTAATCTTATTGCGAATCTTGAGCTGATCTTTGCCATGAAAATGCGGTGATACATCGCCTGCGGTGGCTTGGGCAAAAATCGTGACTGGATTTTGAATCCCTTGCTCAATTAAAGCTTGTTCCGAAAATGCGGCTGCATAACCTTTATTATCACCATCATAGGCGTTTAAAGAATTTCCCAAACAGGTTGCATGTACCCCAAATAAGGAAATCAAGGACTGTAGATGTTGCTCACGATAGAAACCAATCAGCTGCATTTCTCGGTTCAAGGCTAAATGCGTTTCAGCTTCGGTACGTGGTTGAACTTCTGGATTCCGATTATAGGCTTTGATTGAACGATTCCATGCGACAGGTGTCTGTTCTGGAAAATGTTGAACCTCCAAGAAAATCTCGGTGTCTTGTTCAGAAACAATCGCATTTTGAATACTCTGTACAAGTGCCTCTACAATGGCATTTAAATGTTCAGGCACAAAACCCGGTGTCGGCATGTTGTATAAAGCTTCATGCCCACAACCGCCAGGCCCAGAATGGGTATGGGTTGCCATAAGGACCAATTGATTTTCATCAAATGGTGAATCTAGAATTTTTGTGAGTCGCGCTACTGTTTGGCTACGCATCGCATGGGTAATACAACCTACGTCCAGACAACAGATCAGAAGTCGATTGCCGTGTTGATCGACAATGCTCACACTACGTGCAAATAAAGCTGTGCGCTGCTCATAGGCACGATGAGACCATTGCCCATAACCAAACATGGCATAACCTTTCGGTGTTATTTTAATTTGCTGCTTATCCCAACCCACCTGATACATTGGTGCTTTCCTTTTTCAATTCTTTTTCTAACTGTGTTAAAGCATGTTGAAAGTTAATCAAAATTATGCGATACCCAACAGGGTTAAAGACACTTTTCTTTGGGGGGCAAAACGGACTTATGCCTATACGTAGCAGCGATAAAAATGATCAACAGCAATTTATTCCACCCACCATTCTGGCGAGCCTGATCCATTATGCAGAGCAGCAACAGTGGGATTATGCTGCATGGTTTCAGAATTCAGGTTTAGATATTGCACAAATACAGCAAACCCAAGGTGTGGTTCGTTTTAGCCAACTCTGTGATGTTGTTCGTCAAGCCATGACAGCTTATCAACAACCTAACCTAGGCTTAAAACTTGGCAGTAGCGAAGGTCTGATTTCGATGGGGATTTTGGGCTTTGCCATGCAATCCTGTAAAACCGTTGCAGATGCTTTAGACATTGCGCTGCGCTACCATCGGATTTCTGGCAGTGTCTTGAATATTAACTTTTCCATCCACGCTGATTTGTGTGAGCTGGAAGTCACTGAACCCTATCCCTGCAATGAACTGAAAGCCTTTTTCTATGATGAATTATTTAGCAGCATCATTACCTGTTTAAATGCAATGCTAGGTGATCATGAGGATGTCATCAGCCTTGAACTCAGCTATTTCCCAAGCGAATATCAACAACAATATAGCCATATCTTTGGTTGCCCGATACAATTTAACCGTGATAAAAATATCATGCGTTTTAGCACTAGCCTGTTGCAGCGCAGCTTAAAAAATTACAGCCCTGCCAACTACGCAACTGCTATCCAAATCTGTGAGCAGGCCTTAAAAGAAATCGACCAGCTCAATCAAGTCGGCTATGTACATTTACTCGATCATTTGATTGAACAGCATTTACCTGAACGTTTTGAGATGCAGCAAGCTGCTGAACAATTACGTATCAGTGAACGCCATTTAAGACGGCAATTATTATTAGAAGGGCTTAGTTTTCAACAAATTCGGCAAAATGTACTGGAACGTAAAGCTAAGCAATTACTGGAACAGAACCTATCCATAAGTGAGATTAGCCTGCAATTAGGTTTTAGCGAATTACGTGAATTTCGACGTGCCTTTAAACGTTGGACGGGACAAGCGCCTTCGATCTATAAACAAGAGGCTCATTTCTAATTAAATAACACTTTGAAAATTTTGGATTAATTAGTGCTATCTACCATTTTATATAGAACTTTTCTCAGGAATCACTGGTGCTACAGGTCATCCACAACCTGCGTGAGATTAATCAAATGCCATTTCTGCGATTAATTTAAAGAGATGATGGAAGTAAACAGGTTTTGTGGATGACAATGGTTTTGGTTACTTTTGCCGAAACAAAAGTAACTCCAGCTGAAAGCTTATCCAAAAATAAGATGAGATCTCCGTAAGATTCCACAAAGACGATCGAACTATAAAATAAAAAGCTCAGGATTTACCCAAGCTTTCTAATCTAAATAAAGCCTTAACTTGCCGCTTGATAAAACGGCACATCACCATTAATCGTGGCACGATGCATAATTCGATGCGCCTCACCATAATCAAATAAAGCCTTATGCTGTGTGCAACGATTATCCCAAATCGCTACATCACCTGCCTGCCACTGCCAACGTAAATGAAACTGCTCATTGGTGGCATGCGCAAATAAATACTGTAGCAATTCAGCACTTTCAGTCTCATCCAGCTCATTAATACGCGTGGTAAAACCTTCGCTCACAAACAAAATCGGCTGACCCGTTACTGGATGCGTTCTCACCACAGGGTGAACAACAGGTGGATTACGCTTAAAGGTTTCTTCCAGTTTTTTACGCTCAACATCATTATGCGCGAAACGCTCAATCGGGAAAGACTGACGAATGTCATGTGTTGCGGTTAAGCCTTTTAACTTTTGCTGTAAACCTTGATCCAAGGCAGCAAAAGCCGCTGCCCCGCTTGACCAAAGTGTATCACCACCGACAGGTGGAATCTTGATGGCTTGTAATACACAACCCAATGGCGGTTTCTGACTGAAAGTCACATCGGTGTGCCATAGTTCATTGTCACGTAAGTCTTGTTTCCAGCTATCCAATACAATGATTTCAGGCACATTATCAATAGATGGATAGATCGGATGGATGTGCAAAGAACCAAAACCACGCGCAAGCTCAGCTTGTGCCTGAGGTGCAAGCTGCTGGTTGCGGAAGAAAATCACATGATGATCCAGCAAAGCCTGTTGAATTTGTTGCGTAGTATTTTCATCAGCCGTGTTTAAGTCAACATCGTGAATAATTGCACCGATTGTTGGTTTAATAACTTCAATATTTAAGGTCATCTTCTACTACTCACACTTATAACTGTTGGCCATACCAAGGAGATAATTGCTTCTGTAACCAACGCAAAAACAATTCAAAACTAACCGCGACGATCGCAATCACAATAATGCCCAGCACCACGGTATCGGTGATCAGGAACTGTGCCGCAGACTGCACCATAAAACCAATACCGCGATCTGCTGCGACTAATTCCGAAGCCACTAGAGTCGACCAGCCCACACCTAAACCAATACGAATACCCGTTAAAATATGCGGTAAGGCCGTCGGCAGAATCACATGCCAAAACACTTGGGATTGGCTCGCCCCTAAAGACAATGCTGCACGCTCGCGGTTGAGCTGATGGCTGAGTACGCCATGGGTACTGCTGATAATCACAGGTGCAAGGATCGAAAAGAAAATCAAAAGCACTTTAGTGGTTTCACCAATCCCGAACCAGATCACCAATAGTGGCAAATAGGCCAAGGGTGGAATCGGACGCAATAACTCGACCAATGGATCAAGCACTGCACGTACCCATTTGTTTAAACCCATCCATAAACCTAAAGGCACACCAATGGCAATCGCAGCAACTAAAGCCAATAAGACACGAGAAATACTCGCGGCCAAATGCTGCCACAAGGTGGCTTTCATAAAGCCTTGTTGGCTAACTTCAAGGAACTTCTGCCATACCGCTTGTGGGCTTGGCAAAAATAAACTCGGAACAATTTTTAATGCCGTGATCAAATACCAAATTACCAATACGCTCAAAACACTGGAAAGACTGAGTGCTAAACTACGATGATGAATAAAGAAAGCACCAATTGGACTAAAAATAGAACCCGACTGTGCTTGGTTTATCGATTGTAGTTCCTCGACCTTACTCACCTCATAGGCTGTATTCTTTGCTTGCCCTGTCATACAACCACCTCATGCCCTACCTGTTTCTGCACACGCAGGCGTTCAAACAATTGCTCGCGTAATTGAATAAATTTAGGATCAGATTTAATTGCACGGATCGATTCACCTTGCTTATAACGGTCAGCGAAATCCAGTTTTAAAGTTTCGACAATCTTACCTGGACGAGCCGTCATCAACACCAATTGATTACTCAGCAATAGTGCTTCTT
Proteins encoded in this window:
- the tauC gene encoding taurine ABC transporter permease TauC → MTGQAKNTAYEVSKVEELQSINQAQSGSIFSPIGAFFIHHRSLALSLSSVLSVLVIWYLITALKIVPSLFLPSPQAVWQKFLEVSQQGFMKATLWQHLAASISRVLLALVAAIAIGVPLGLWMGLNKWVRAVLDPLVELLRPIPPLAYLPLLVIWFGIGETTKVLLIFFSILAPVIISSTHGVLSHQLNRERAALSLGASQSQVFWHVILPTALPHILTGIRIGLGVGWSTLVASELVAADRGIGFMVQSAAQFLITDTVVLGIIVIAIVAVSFELFLRWLQKQLSPWYGQQL